The following DNA comes from Syngnathoides biaculeatus isolate LvHL_M chromosome 18, ASM1980259v1, whole genome shotgun sequence.
GACACCTGCTgtgtgcaactttttttttttttttgtcaagaaaaagATCAGGTTCACCCACATCTTTTATAATCGACCGTCTGGGTTCCCGTGCTCTGTGCTCACTGGCGCATCAAATATTACGTCGATGAAATAACGGACTACAAAGTCACACATTTCTATTGAACATTTTAAGTTCATCCTAAAATTTCATGCAAAGGATCAATATCACTAACCGTATGTGAATACTCtattaaaaaagaacaaaaaaatactatCCATTGACTGGTGTGAGaataaaaaaagctaaaaatcaGGCCAACAAATAAATACTGTTCATTAACTGGttatgaaaatgacatcgtAAAATAATGCGTATAGATAAACTGCCTTTGTTTGACACAGTACATATCAAAGAACGTCCCGGCAACTGAACGCATCATACGCCCTGCGACAGAAGGATCGTTCCCTGCCAGCCACACCTCTTCCAGATCTCATAACTCTTCCACACGCGCCCATTCATCAACTCACAGGTGAGCGTGCATCAGGAGAAATAAATGCCTCCGCGTTTGCTTGACACACTTTGTGTCGTTTCAGACCCGAGGAGCGGACGTGGAGCCTGGAACATTTGGACAGTGTCCTCTCTGACTCACCGGGGATGATGTCGTCATCGGTCGGGACTAGTAAATGCAGCAGCCCCGCGTGCATGGAGGCACGGGCCCGGCGGGCTGCACACTGTGCTTACAATGACCCCCATCGGCCGACCCTCCAGTACGGGGACTCCTTTGACTCCTTGGGTGACTCTCCACACAGTGACAGGTGAGACTGAAACCCCTGTTGCTCATTTATGGAAGTCTTCAgagacaaagtaaaaaaaaaaaaaaaatgcatcatttaGTCAGTTAACGGGCAAATTTACATCCTTAACTTTCTGGACTGGCAAATAACcgtaaaataaacaattgcatGTGTAGCATTCAAAGCGCAAGACCAAGGGTCCTTATAAGTTTAAtcttgcatttttgtgtgttaaGAGTTCTTTCGCTCTATATAAGTCAACTGGGACCTGTCTACATTAAGTATGTGGACATGAATCGGGCCTCAAATTGCTATGCACAGCCTTATTACATAACCAACACCCCCTCAGAGTCTAGTAATAAATAACTTCTCGTCCTTTATGGCAGCAACTTTTAGATCAGTAAAATCAGCACTACTGCTGAAATCTCTCAGGATCACAGTGTACAGAGCTTCCTAAAGGCTCCTCACCCTGCAAAGATCCACAGAGAAGCGCCAtcagccttcttcttcttctgccaagtTGTCTCTCACATGTGTTGTGCAGGTGTTTTGGTGGAGCACAAATTAGGTACACCTGTCAATATCCAATAAAAAAGTTGTCAGCGTTCATTTAACAAGTGGTGGAGTACTCTGTGTCAAATTAGCTGAAATAAGATCCATGCATTCATCTAGTCCAGTTGTCAACCAACAGAAGGCAGGGTgcattctgaactggttgccaaccaatcgcagggcacatagacctgcactcacaatcacaactagagtgtccaattaatgttgcatgttttggggatgtgagaggaaaccggagtgcgtggagaaaacccacggaggcacagggagaacatgcaaacgccacagaaGCGGGCCAGGATTTAACCAAGGTGCttagaactgtgtggccaatgctttacaacgGCTCCGCCGTGGGGTTGGGCACTCCTGCCCAAGTGTTCAGTGGGTACTTACTTATCCAAATATAATCTACACTTTACTACCACCTCGATGACAGCAGCATTGTAGAAACAGTACTTTACAGAAGCAGAGTTAACAtgacaaaagcaaaagcaaaatcaaTTTAAGACCCCATCATACCCATTAAAAAATCCGCGAATGTGTTCAGATTGGCACTTGGCTTCCTCCGACCAACACATAAGAGGATGTAAAAATGCAGATATCAATAAGGGCCAGCCAGCTGGCTCTGTGCTGCGAAATTAAAATTGAATGGTTAAAGAAACAGACGCATTACCAACATAGTTCAAGTTACGCGGGCCAGCTCTACTGATTCTGAAGGCCCTGGGTAGATAAGATTGACCGTAGCGGCACTTTGAGGctgaaatgttattaaaaaaaaaaaaaaaaaaaaagagatcctGAAAGCAATGCAGCCTAATGGAAACACCACACAATGTAGAGACCAGACTCTTGGGAATATAATAATACATTGGTGACACGGTTGCGCAGcagtaaagcgtttgcctcgcagttctgaggaccggtgttcaaatcccggccctgcgtgtgtggaatttgcatgttctcccccttgcctgcgtgggatttctccgggcactccggtttcctcccacatcccaaaaacatgcaacattaattggaaactctaaattgcccctaggtgtgtttgttgtctgtctgcatctgccttgcgattggctggcaaccagttcagggtgcaccccgcctcctgcccaaagataggataggctccagcactcccgcagccctcgtgaggataagtggcttagaaaacggatggatgggttgTAAGGTCAGAGCTTCTGCTAGTATTCAGGCCAGCAGAGAAGGCCTTGTTGCCCATGAAGTCTCACCAGAATCACCATTGATTAAATTCCTTGCTCTTTTTCCCTCCTGACAGATACGTGTCAGCTCTAACAACACCAGCCCGCCTCTCGCCAGTGGATTTCCATTACTCATTCCCCCCGCAGGTGCCTACCTTCCAGATCACCTCGCCCAACGCCAGCCACGCCATGTCCCTCCCGCCCGCTGTTCACAACCCGTACCCGCTGGAAGACAACCAGCCTCTGCTGCGCCACTACCAAGTGCCCCTCCACGACGCCCAGTGCCAGGAGGCCTACCGACAGCAGCGGCGCACCTACCCCAACGACAGCAGGGGAAGCCTGCCCTCCAGCCCCTACCGGCTGGCGGAAGACGAAGACTATGAGACCACCCAGGAGTATCTCTCTTCTAGGGAGCAACCAAAGAGAAGCGGGTCCGGCGCACCCGATAGCCGTCGCTGGAGGAGATCCAGACTGAACGGCCACGTGGCCCCGCGCGGATACGAGGCCTCCCGGGACTACGGCTCCCGGAGCTGCCTAACAGCAAGCGAGTCAGAGGAAGATGGCGAGAGTACGCCTTTCCTCAGTATGCAGAACATGAACGCCGAGCCCTCCACCATCTACAGACCGGTGGACAGTCGGACTCCTCACTCGTCGGCGCGGCACAGTGGGCgtgtgaacatgcaaacaagaCTCACGCACTCCCGCTCCCAACCGGACACTCCACCCCATTAGAAAATGACCATGAACCAACGAAAAGTCAATATAGTATAGACCTGCATctataagaaatatttttattttatataactGACAGATATtctaaacaaatgaaatatttattttcattttagcaAAAGTTGTCTACTAGTTAACAGCAAAGACTTTTTTATAGGGAAAACTCTATTTATATGTACGTTTTGATTTACAGCATAAAAAGATGTGCCAGTCTTTTcacagcgttaaaaaaaaaagaaaaaaaaataagagtaatATTGTGGTGCCTTTTTGCTGTTTGCCGATGCCAGAGGATCAGTGGAGGTTTTTGTAGCCTTTCTTATACGGATGCCTCATTTTTTATAcacattaatgttttttttgttttgttttgtttttccgtcTCTGGTTGAACGTTTCCTTTCTTGTATCCCCTGAGGAGTCGCACTCCACTGGAACCCCCTTTCCATATCATGCAATATAAACCACTTGCGTCACAAAGTGTATGTTTACATCAATGTAACTCACCTGTAGAGTTTATTATTTGGGATCAGTTAGAAGGTCTGGTTCATTAATACCATGTAGATCATTTTTGCCAGCTGATTTGAGTGTGAACGTGTGCCAGTGTACTTTGGGCGCGTGCGTGCGCACGCGCGCGTCACTGCTTGCATGTGTTGTTGGAGTTGCGATGGTGGTTGACGCGGCGGCATCGCCCTGCAGATATGCCAGTGCGCATCAGAGTGACACAGAATCACTGCTTATCACGACTGTGTGCCCATACCTCCACATCACCCCTTGACCACCCCGCTCCCCTTTTGCATCAGTGAGTAGGCGCAGGTGAAGCTGCGGTAGGTTGTGTTAAGTTATGCAGGTCATTGCTTGATGTGTTTACAGCTATTCTTTACCCCATCTCAGTGTGCCCCATtaaccccctcccccaaccttGACCTACCCTCCCACCTTTTCTGCAGGCCCCCTTCATTTTAGCCTTTCACAAACCTCACAAATACTGAGCTGCTTGGCACAGGGTGACCCCTGCCTTTAGAGGTGGCGGGCGAAACAAAAAGATTACATCTGTTTTTGCTCAACTCTGAAGACCCTCCTCTTTAAAATCCCATACTTCATCATCCTTCTGTGTCCATTCTGGTTTTTGTGGTCTCTGTTAGTGGCCACAGTGTCTCAGGATTCCCGGATAGTCTCCCCAACCCCAAATCCCTCACCCAGACTTTCATCCTATAATGCACTCATAGACTAAGCATGCACACAGTCAAAtagaaggaaaacaaacaagacaGC
Coding sequences within:
- the nrg2a gene encoding neuregulin 2a, coding for MTENRRKDKKGRKKGGKKGQKEKEGDPPQASAPKLKPMKNLLIVDEGSKLTVKCEATGSPLPTYRWFKDGNELKKSKKIRIKNSQKNSRLQISRAKLEDSGNYTCVVENLLGKDNSTGTINVQSITTTLSPGSGHARRCNDTEKAFCVNGGDCYFIHGINRLSCKCPNDFTGDRCQTYVMARFYHHLGIEFMEAEELYQKRVLTITGICVALLVVGIVCVVAYCKTKKQRKKMHNHLRQNMCPEHPNRNLANGPNHPGPGPEEIPMGDYISKNVPATERIIRPATEGSFPASHTSSRSHNSSTRAHSSTHRPEERTWSLEHLDSVLSDSPGMMSSSVGTSKCSSPACMEARARRAAHCAYNDPHRPTLQYGDSFDSLGDSPHSDRYVSALTTPARLSPVDFHYSFPPQVPTFQITSPNASHAMSLPPAVHNPYPLEDNQPLLRHYQVPLHDAQCQEAYRQQRRTYPNDSRGSLPSSPYRLAEDEDYETTQEYLSSREQPKRSGSGAPDSRRWRRSRLNGHVAPRGYEASRDYGSRSCLTASESEEDGESTPFLSMQNMNAEPSTIYRPVDSRTPHSSARHSGRVNMQTRLTHSRSQPDTPPH